One Clostridium cagae genomic window, TCTAAACAAAGGGGTAGAAATTTAGAAGTAATGGAGAGATTTATAGATCATAAAAGATATGTTGGATATAATAATTTATTAAAATGTAGATCAATAATGGATATGGATTTTGTTTTTGATGAAATTCCTAATGAACATTGTCCTTTTGATTATGAAGCTTTTGATAAATTTGATGGAAAAGTTTTAGCGGGGAGTGTTAATGTAAATACTGGAGAAGTAGAGTATTTTGATAAAGATTATTTAGAAAAGAAAAATACAATTCTAAGGGCTACATGTTCAATTCCACTCTTATTTAAATTTGTAAATATAAAAGATCAACTTTATGCTGATGGGGGACTAGTAGATGCTATACCGATAAAAAAATCTATTTCTGATGGCAATAATAAAAACATAATAGTTTTGACAAGAAATGAAGGTTATAGAAAGCATGAATCAAAAGGAAATAAATTTGCTTATAAATTATATAAGAAAAAATACCCTAAATTAGCGCACGTTTTAAGAAATAGGCACATTGAATATAATAGTCAACTAGACTATTGCAAGGAATTAGAGAATAAAAATGAAGCAATAGTTATTAGGCCAACAATAGAGATGAATGTAGGG contains:
- a CDS encoding patatin-like phospholipase family protein, translated to MTGLVLEGGAFRGLFTAGVLDALIDINLEIKYIVGVSAGITNGYSFVSKQRGRNLEVMERFIDHKRYVGYNNLLKCRSIMDMDFVFDEIPNEHCPFDYEAFDKFDGKVLAGSVNVNTGEVEYFDKDYLEKKNTILRATCSIPLLFKFVNIKDQLYADGGLVDAIPIKKSISDGNNKNIIVLTRNEGYRKHESKGNKFAYKLYKKKYPKLAHVLRNRHIEYNSQLDYCKELENKNEAIVIRPTIEMNVGRFEKNKYKLKDIYNNGYSETMKIKDRLIKFMD